The following coding sequences lie in one Rhizobium rhododendri genomic window:
- a CDS encoding TRAP transporter substrate-binding protein, with protein sequence MDRRSFIRKAGLMGAAATASTALAAPALAQQTPKVTWRMTSSFPKSLDTIYGGIDDIASRVSDATDGNFTIQTFEAGEIVPGLQAADAVSAGTVDAAHTCSYYFWNKDPTYAIGTTLPFGLNARLTNAWYYQGNGNALMNEFYATQGLYGLPAGNTGVQMGGWFRKEINTLDDLRGLKMRISGLAGKVISKVGVVPQQELAVGDIYSALEKGTIDACEWVGPYDDLKLGFQKVAKFYYYPGWWEGGAVIHALFNLEKWNALPKSYQTVLADACAFANSNMLAKYDVKNPQALKAVVSQGVTLRPFSQEIMEACFQAAAAIYADLSKANPYFKKIYDDQVAFKKDAYLWMQLSEYTFDTFMMIQQRAGKL encoded by the coding sequence ATGGATCGTCGTTCCTTCATCAGGAAAGCGGGTTTGATGGGGGCTGCCGCCACCGCTTCGACGGCGCTGGCCGCGCCAGCGCTTGCACAGCAGACGCCGAAGGTCACCTGGCGTATGACCTCGTCCTTTCCGAAAAGCCTCGACACGATCTATGGCGGCATCGATGACATTGCCAGCCGGGTTTCGGATGCCACTGACGGCAATTTCACCATCCAGACGTTCGAAGCCGGCGAGATCGTTCCGGGCCTGCAGGCTGCCGATGCGGTCAGCGCGGGAACTGTCGACGCCGCCCACACCTGCTCCTATTATTTCTGGAACAAGGATCCGACTTACGCCATCGGTACGACGCTGCCGTTCGGTCTCAATGCGCGACTGACGAACGCCTGGTACTACCAGGGAAACGGCAATGCGCTGATGAACGAGTTTTATGCGACGCAGGGGCTCTACGGTCTTCCGGCCGGCAATACCGGCGTGCAGATGGGCGGCTGGTTCCGCAAGGAGATCAATACGCTCGACGACCTGCGCGGGCTCAAGATGCGCATCTCGGGGCTGGCCGGCAAGGTGATTTCGAAAGTGGGCGTCGTCCCGCAGCAGGAGCTTGCTGTCGGCGATATCTATTCGGCGCTGGAAAAGGGCACGATTGACGCGTGCGAGTGGGTCGGTCCCTATGACGACCTGAAGCTTGGATTCCAGAAGGTTGCAAAGTTCTACTATTATCCAGGCTGGTGGGAGGGTGGCGCGGTCATCCACGCGCTCTTCAACCTCGAAAAATGGAATGCGCTTCCGAAGTCATACCAGACCGTCCTTGCCGACGCCTGCGCCTTTGCCAACTCCAACATGCTGGCAAAATACGATGTGAAAAACCCTCAGGCTCTGAAGGCGGTCGTCAGCCAAGGCGTAACGCTGCGGCCGTTCAGCCAAGAAATCATGGAAGCCTGCTTTCAGGCAGCCGCGGCCATCTACGCCGATCTTTCAAAGGCAAATCCATATTTCAAGAAGATCTATGACGATCAGGTTGCTTTTAAAAAGGATGCCTATCTCTGGATGCAGCTTTCCGAGTACACATTCGACACGTTCATGATGATCCAGCAACGTGCGGGCAAGCTTTGA
- a CDS encoding gamma-glutamyl-gamma-aminobutyrate hydrolase family protein — MSKPIIAIPADFRTMEGGGWHAVQHQYIRAALNAAGLMALIVPAMEEGYDTDAILDRVDGVLVSGAASNVHPSLYGTEPTEEHGPFDPARDATSLPLIRHAIDRGMPLLAICRGIQELNVALGGTLDSEIQEKPGRDDHRKPPVPERDAMYAIRQTVRIREGSCIARYLGSDDILVNSLHRQAIATPAPRLQVEATAPDGTVEAVSVIDAKGFAVGVQWHPEYWAETDTPSRQLFEAYGDAVRAYVAVRTPR; from the coding sequence ATGTCCAAGCCAATCATCGCCATTCCTGCCGACTTCCGGACGATGGAGGGCGGCGGATGGCACGCGGTCCAGCACCAGTATATCCGCGCCGCTCTCAATGCCGCAGGCCTGATGGCGCTGATAGTGCCCGCCATGGAAGAGGGCTACGACACCGACGCCATACTCGACCGCGTCGACGGCGTGCTGGTGTCCGGCGCCGCGAGCAATGTCCACCCGTCGCTCTATGGCACGGAGCCGACCGAGGAACACGGGCCCTTCGACCCGGCCCGTGACGCGACCTCGCTGCCTCTGATCCGCCATGCCATAGATCGCGGCATGCCGCTGCTCGCCATCTGTCGCGGCATCCAGGAACTGAACGTCGCACTCGGGGGCACGCTTGACAGCGAAATCCAGGAGAAGCCCGGCCGCGACGATCATCGTAAACCGCCGGTACCCGAGCGCGACGCCATGTATGCCATCCGCCAGACAGTGCGGATCAGGGAAGGCTCCTGCATCGCCCGCTATCTCGGCAGTGACGATATTCTCGTCAATTCGCTGCATCGCCAGGCCATCGCCACCCCGGCTCCCCGCCTGCAGGTCGAGGCGACGGCGCCGGACGGAACGGTAGAGGCCGTCTCTGTGATCGATGCCAAGGGCTTCGCTGTCGGTGTCCAGTGGCATCCAGAATATTGGGCCGAGACCGATACGCCGTCGCGGCAGTTATTCGAAGCCTATGGGGACGCGGTACGCGCCTACGTGGCAGTCCGCACTCCCCGATAG
- a CDS encoding 2-hydroxyacid dehydrogenase has product MPDTRPTVLVLSDVHPRVAEKLKERFDVLVVGRSQRLAIEPAVAERIHTVASSGTFESAWMDQLPNLQLIASFGVGYDGVDVAHAVARRVVVTNTPDVLNDEVADTTIGLLLNTLRQFPTAEQWLRQGNWKNGAYPLAPFSLTGRHVGIFGLGRIGKEIAHRLAPFKVKISYHTRTRYPDVEYDYYPTLREMAEAVDTLIAIVPKTAATHKVIDAEIMSALGPNGVLINVGRGWSVDEDALAAALGNGMLGAAGLDVFYNEPHVPEALLALPNATLLPHLGSATVQTRDAMADLVAGNIISWLENGHAVTPVPETPLKR; this is encoded by the coding sequence ATGCCAGATACGCGTCCCACCGTCCTCGTTCTTTCCGACGTTCATCCTCGTGTTGCCGAAAAACTCAAGGAGCGTTTCGATGTCCTGGTCGTCGGGCGCAGCCAGCGACTGGCGATCGAGCCGGCGGTTGCCGAGCGGATCCACACCGTCGCCTCGTCAGGCACGTTCGAGTCCGCCTGGATGGACCAGCTGCCAAACCTGCAACTGATTGCGAGTTTCGGGGTCGGTTATGACGGCGTCGACGTTGCGCATGCCGTGGCGCGGCGCGTCGTCGTCACCAATACGCCGGATGTGCTGAACGACGAGGTTGCCGATACCACGATCGGCCTGCTGCTGAACACGCTTCGGCAATTCCCCACGGCCGAACAGTGGCTTCGCCAGGGGAACTGGAAAAACGGCGCCTATCCGCTGGCCCCGTTCTCGCTGACAGGACGTCATGTCGGTATTTTCGGGCTTGGCCGCATCGGTAAGGAGATCGCCCATCGGCTGGCGCCATTCAAGGTGAAGATCAGCTACCATACGCGCACCCGCTATCCTGACGTCGAATACGATTATTATCCGACGCTCAGGGAGATGGCCGAGGCGGTCGACACGCTGATTGCCATCGTCCCGAAGACTGCCGCGACCCACAAGGTTATCGATGCCGAGATCATGTCGGCGCTTGGGCCGAATGGCGTGCTGATCAATGTCGGCCGAGGCTGGTCCGTGGATGAGGATGCGCTGGCTGCCGCACTTGGCAACGGTATGCTCGGTGCAGCCGGCCTGGATGTCTTTTACAATGAGCCTCATGTTCCCGAAGCGCTGCTAGCCCTTCCGAATGCGACCTTGCTGCCGCATCTCGGTTCTGCGACGGTGCAGACCCGCGATGCGATGGCGGACCTGGTGGCCGGCAATATCATCTCATGGCTGGAAAACGGTCATGCGGTCACGCCCGTCCCGGAAACACCGCTCAAGCGTTGA
- a CDS encoding LacI family DNA-binding transcriptional regulator, producing the protein MVQKIKLSTIAGTLGISTATVSLALRDSPLVAATTRERIKDQARALGYIYNRRAASLRTSRSGIIGVVVHDIMNPFYGEILKAIETELDRSRHTFILSNHYDSVEKQRTFIETLLQLGGDGVIMSPAIGTPPEDLALAEENGMPAILVARSMEALGLPTFRGDDSYGISLATNHLISLGHRSIAMIGGTDQTSTGRDRYHGYVNALRKAGIEVDPDLRIPGPRSKQGGFEAAVHFLSLPQKPTAAVCWNDLVAIGLMNGIARAGLVPGKDISVTGYDDLEEAAIATPALTTVWNGQAEVGRLAARALLDRLAGSHEPDGIHLIKPEMRIRQSTEPYRPRS; encoded by the coding sequence GTGGTACAAAAAATAAAACTATCGACGATTGCCGGAACGCTGGGAATTTCGACGGCGACCGTATCTCTGGCATTGCGCGACAGCCCGCTTGTCGCGGCTACCACGCGGGAGCGCATCAAGGACCAGGCGAGGGCTCTCGGTTATATCTACAATCGCCGTGCCGCGAGCCTGCGGACCTCGCGCTCCGGCATCATCGGCGTCGTCGTGCACGACATCATGAACCCATTCTACGGCGAGATCCTGAAGGCTATCGAGACCGAACTCGACCGCAGCCGCCATACTTTCATCCTGTCCAACCACTACGATTCGGTCGAGAAGCAGCGGACCTTCATCGAGACGCTGCTGCAGCTCGGCGGCGACGGCGTCATCATGTCGCCGGCCATCGGCACGCCGCCGGAAGATCTGGCGCTCGCCGAGGAAAACGGCATGCCGGCCATCCTCGTGGCTCGTTCGATGGAGGCGCTCGGTCTGCCGACGTTCCGGGGCGACGACAGCTACGGTATTTCGCTGGCGACCAATCACCTGATCAGCCTCGGCCACCGCTCCATCGCCATGATCGGCGGCACCGACCAGACCTCGACCGGCCGCGACCGCTATCATGGCTATGTCAACGCGCTGCGAAAGGCCGGCATCGAGGTCGATCCGGACCTGCGCATTCCGGGGCCCCGCTCCAAGCAGGGCGGCTTCGAGGCCGCCGTCCACTTTCTCTCCCTGCCGCAAAAGCCGACCGCCGCCGTATGCTGGAACGATCTGGTGGCAATCGGGTTGATGAACGGTATCGCCCGTGCCGGACTGGTCCCCGGCAAGGATATTTCCGTCACCGGATACGACGATCTGGAGGAAGCGGCCATCGCCACGCCTGCTCTGACGACGGTCTGGAACGGCCAGGCAGAGGTCGGCAGGCTTGCAGCGCGCGCGCTTTTGGATAGGCTGGCGGGCAGCCACGAACCGGACGGTATCCATCTCATAAAGCCCGAGATGCGCATCCGCCAATCCACCGAGCCCTATCGCCCGCGCTCCTGA
- a CDS encoding MarR family winged helix-turn-helix transcriptional regulator, whose translation MAKKNKDSKKTKSAKKKDQAEYTLADLSPALTQAARSMRTAITRNLGDSGLYAGQDGVILALAEEDGLPAGSLAHKLGVKAPTITRTIGRMEAQGFVERRADADDARLTKVYLTDSGRNTVAQINASAQACDALATRGFSEKEIRTAVRLLKAIDNNLLAGEGEEQIEAED comes from the coding sequence ATGGCGAAGAAGAACAAGGACAGCAAGAAAACCAAGTCGGCCAAGAAAAAGGATCAGGCTGAGTACACGCTGGCCGATCTGTCGCCGGCGCTGACCCAGGCGGCCCGGTCGATGCGCACGGCCATCACCCGCAATCTCGGCGATAGCGGTCTCTATGCCGGGCAGGACGGTGTCATCCTGGCGCTTGCCGAGGAAGACGGCCTGCCGGCGGGCAGCCTCGCCCACAAGCTCGGGGTCAAGGCGCCGACGATCACCCGGACCATCGGCCGGATGGAGGCGCAGGGTTTCGTCGAACGCCGCGCCGATGCTGACGATGCGCGGTTGACGAAGGTCTATCTCACCGACAGCGGTCGCAACACCGTGGCGCAGATCAATGCCTCGGCGCAAGCCTGCGACGCGCTGGCAACGCGCGGGTTTTCCGAAAAGGAAATAAGGACCGCGGTGCGCCTGCTGAAAGCCATAGACAATAATCTGCTGGCCGGGGAGGGCGAGGAGCAGATCGAAGCCGAGGACTGA
- a CDS encoding creatininase family protein has product MTRPSFRFADNNTDLQPRERAGWIAILPLGAHEQHGPHLPLETDTLIAAGIVDRLEQRLPSDLPVTVLPVEPVGYSPEHLHVAGTRSLAYQDAIERWLGIAADLHRLGIRKLVLLNAHGGNAPLMTIVATEARIRFDMLVVATSWTRFGVPDGVISPENKAIDIHAGDVETSVMLALHPDAVDMTQTADFPSRQSGFAGRFRHLRAYGPHAFGWKMSDLNEQGAAGNAAAATAEKGEALIAHAIGGLIELLQDVDAFEVAELR; this is encoded by the coding sequence ATGACGCGACCGTCATTTCGCTTCGCAGACAATAATACCGACCTGCAGCCGCGGGAACGCGCCGGCTGGATCGCCATCCTGCCACTCGGCGCCCACGAACAACACGGCCCGCACCTGCCGCTCGAGACCGATACGCTGATCGCCGCAGGCATCGTCGATCGCCTCGAGCAACGCCTGCCTAGTGACCTGCCCGTCACGGTGCTGCCGGTCGAACCGGTCGGCTACTCCCCGGAGCATCTGCATGTCGCCGGTACCCGGTCCCTCGCCTATCAGGATGCCATCGAACGCTGGCTCGGCATCGCCGCCGACCTCCATCGCCTGGGCATCCGCAAACTCGTCCTGCTCAACGCCCACGGCGGCAACGCGCCGCTGATGACCATCGTCGCCACCGAGGCTCGCATCCGCTTCGACATGCTGGTCGTCGCCACAAGCTGGACGCGCTTCGGCGTGCCCGATGGCGTGATCTCTCCGGAGAACAAGGCGATTGATATCCACGCCGGCGATGTCGAGACGTCGGTCATGCTGGCGCTTCATCCAGACGCCGTAGACATGACCCAGACCGCGGATTTCCCCTCCCGCCAGTCGGGTTTTGCAGGGCGCTTCCGCCACCTTCGCGCCTACGGCCCGCACGCATTCGGCTGGAAGATGTCCGACCTCAACGAACAAGGAGCCGCCGGCAACGCGGCGGCAGCCACAGCGGAAAAAGGCGAGGCGCTGATCGCGCATGCAATTGGCGGACTGATAGAACTGCTGCAGGATGTGGATGCTTTCGAGGTCGCTGAGCTGCGCTAG
- a CDS encoding type II toxin-antitoxin system Phd/YefM family antitoxin translates to MRISIAEAEGQLTELVRLAAQGEEVVLTQAGGPAVKLELVPEVRASMTLEEKSELVARLQAEVRRKNLPPGPDAARSQDFLYDEFGLPI, encoded by the coding sequence ATGCGCATTTCCATCGCCGAGGCAGAAGGGCAACTCACCGAGCTGGTGCGTCTTGCGGCACAGGGCGAAGAGGTCGTCCTGACCCAGGCCGGAGGCCCTGCCGTGAAGCTTGAATTGGTGCCGGAGGTGAGGGCATCGATGACGCTCGAGGAAAAATCAGAATTGGTTGCCCGTCTTCAGGCAGAAGTTCGCCGCAAAAATCTTCCGCCGGGACCGGATGCGGCCCGCAGCCAAGACTTTCTCTATGATGAATTCGGTCTGCCGATATGA
- a CDS encoding type II toxin-antitoxin system VapC family toxin: MIVIDTSALVAMLLLEPKASVCSEVFNRETEILISAGTVVEALIVARRRNISEQMTELLASPFITIVDVDRDRARLAGEAFDRWGKSINAAALNFGDCFSYATAREFGCPLLFIGDDFARTDIVPAIAP; this comes from the coding sequence ATGATCGTTATCGACACTTCGGCTCTTGTCGCAATGCTGCTGCTTGAGCCGAAGGCATCGGTATGCAGTGAGGTCTTCAATCGCGAAACCGAGATCTTGATATCTGCAGGAACAGTAGTAGAGGCATTGATTGTCGCCAGACGTCGCAACATCTCTGAACAGATGACAGAATTATTAGCATCGCCTTTCATCACGATCGTGGATGTCGATAGGGATCGCGCGCGACTGGCCGGCGAAGCATTTGACCGCTGGGGGAAGAGCATCAACGCCGCCGCCCTCAACTTCGGCGATTGCTTCTCCTACGCCACGGCCCGGGAATTCGGCTGCCCCCTGCTCTTCATCGGCGATGATTTTGCCCGCACCGATATCGTCCCCGCCATCGCGCCGTGA